AAGTGTTACGTGTAGCGAGCGACTCATGCTTCCTCTTTCCCTACTGTGTCACTCGTTGCGAGTGACTCATGCTTCCTCTTGCTGCAAGCTGAACATCGGAGCTTATTTGCAAGTGGCACATATATGGATGAACTGTATATTCCCTGTGTAAATGTGTGGCGAGCGACACACCCACATATTGTTCTTATTTTGCTTAAAGCCTTTTAACTTAACTACCTTTAATGTGATGTGAAGTTGTGAACCTCTCTGTAAGGTTGTGATGATTTCCTTTCTACCATTGTGATCCTGGATGAAGCTTGGCATTTATACATCATATGGTGGTCTACCAGGATGACCATTTAGGTGAATTACTTGATTAATGATAGTCAGTGGAAGACTACTTAGCCAAGTAATTGCTTAATATGGGAGATGTTCCTAACAGCAACGAGTTTGAGTGGCGAGATACGCTTGGAAGATGACGATTCGCTGGAGCCTTTCACCTCCACCTCGAAGTAGACGAACATGACCGTCCATCCCCTGCACGCTGGCTACAATGCAGCCGGGCGAGTCGAGTTTGGTGGCGGATCTGCATTGACGATGATTTCTAGTGGCCTTCTGCCTCCGCCTCAAAGGAGAGGAACAGACGCACTAACATGTTCGTTTCAACTTATCAGctatgatatagtatttttctctcacaataaaacagcatcagTCGGTTTATCAGCCACAAAAACCATCAGCCGAGAAACAATAAACGTGGCTAAAATAGAAACCTCCGCACGTGTCCCTCTGTttgagtcaaaaaaaaaaaatgtaacGAGCCGCTTACTAGTTCTAGCACACACGCGCGTTTGATAGTTCTCGTAGAAACCATTCAAATTTGGATTCTCTCAAGAATGTTTCGGGAGACGAATCAGAATCACTTAAAACTCTTTGGCTATTAGACTAGATTCGGATATAAGGAAAAAAATCTTCttaaaaaatgtacaaataaaaaTATGTTTCCTAAAATCTATATTATATATGTGAAAAACAACTTGAATATAACTCATTTTATTTTGTTGCGCTAAAAAGGGATTataataaaatataaaataaaattgatagcatgtatatatgaaagaaaaagaaacgGAAGCGAAACATTGCGAAACTACTCTCCGGCCGATTCAGGAGCAAGGCTTATCCCGTTTGGTGGCGTTTCTTGTGATTCTAGGAAGAATCGGAATCGATCCACGCAGCCAAACGGCCCCTAAAATTTTGGCCCGACCCCTGCCCCGAATCAAATCGGGCCCCTCGTCTTCTTGGGTACTCCGTCTTCTTCCCCAAATCGCATCTCTCCCCACTCAAGAGCAGCCGAACCCTAGGTTGGGCAAGATGCTCGGCGGCCTGTACGGCGACCtcccgccgccgtcgtcggccgGCGACGAGGACAAGGCCTCCACGGCCTCCGTTTGGTCCAGCGCCACCAAGATGGCGCCTCCCACCCTCCGCAAGCCGTCCACCACCTTCGCCCCACCCCCATCTATTCTCCGGAACCAGCACCTGCGCCCGCCCAAAGCCGCCTCCACCTCCGCCCCCGCTCCCCCCGTCGTTGCCGCCGAACCCGCCCCGGCCACCTCCTTCCAGCCCGCGTTCGTCGCCGTCCAGTCCACCGTGCTGGAGGAGTACGACCCTGCCAGGCCCAACGACTACGAGGACTACCGTAAGGACAAGCTCCGGCGCGCCAAGGAGGCTGAACTGAACAAGGAGCTTGAGAGGCGGCGCCGCGAGGAGCAAGAGCGGGAAAAGGAACGCGAGCAGCGGGAGAGGGAGGCCCGCGAGCGCGAGGAGAAGGACTACCAGTCCAGGGCCTCCTCCCTCAACATATCCGGCGAGGAGGCGTGGAAGAGGAGGGCAGCGATGAGCGGTGGCGGTGCTGCTGCTAGAACCCCCTCGTCCCCACCTCACGGGGATGGCTTCGCCATTGGGAGCTCATCTTCTGCTGGGTTGGGTGTGGGCACCGGCGGGCAGATGACTGCTGCCCAGCGGATGATGGCCAAGATGGGGTGGAAGGAAGGTCAGGGGCTTGGCAAGCAAGAGCAGGGGATCACCGCGCCTCTGGTGGCCAAGAAGACTGATAGGAGGGGAGGAGTTATTGTTGATGAGAGCAGTTCCAGGCCTCCAGAAAAGAAGCCGAGATCTGTCAACTTTGATGGGCAACCGACACGAGTTTTGCTGCTCCGCAACATGGTAAATGTCATTGTTGCATCAATTCCAATATAGACTTGTTTATTAATGCTTAAGTTATGTTTGTATGAAGATTATCATGATGCATAGAAGCTTCAATTCCAGTATAGGTTTCATTCCAATATAGGTTTCATTCCAAGTTTAATCAGTCAATGACTTGCAGATTGTGTGCTTGTCTATTCAATTTATCCGTCACCTTTGCAACTGTTTGCTTGTAGCGCCACAGTTAACTATAGCCTGTAGTGTATGATTAGCCCTTACCTTACCTTCATCCTCGGAAATAATTGAATGTATCAATATTGTAAGTTGGTATCTTTGCATTCTGAACTTGGTTTAAACAAACTAGTTAAATTTGTCTGAACTACAATACTTCATACTAGCCTTGTCCCTTAGCTTATAAATACAAACAGGAGTAGCAATGTAGCACTCAGGCTTATGTGTGCTTTTCGTTAATATGTGTTTAGAAATGCTAAGTTTCTGTAAGGTTCTAGATGGTTtcacaatatttttttctttgcaCCGGATAATTAATTGGGGTTCTTGTTAAactttttttaaatttcaaacaTAATCTGAGCTCAAATTCCACCGGAATAAAGTTTATGGTTAGTGAGCTTTGTATTGGATTTTGACTATAGCACTGCAATACTCTTAGCTGATTAGTGTATTTGAATTTAGATGGTATGCAATGGTCATGAAATCTCATTTATGTGATCGAAGCTGATCCTGGAATGAGTATGACTCCATTACAAATACTCGTGCAGTATCATGGTAAACAAATTGATTTATCGGATAATAAGTATTCGATTGTTAATGATCAAGAAATTTCTATCTTCATGCCAAAGAAAAAGATATTTGTATCTTGGTATGACCTTAAAAGAAGTCTGACATCGCGAAGTTATCTTGCTGAATTGTGTCTGTTTTAACTGTGTGCGACCTTCGATCCTGAGCAATTTTTAGGAGCGGAGCGATGATTCGTTGAATTCAGAATTACTATTCATTTTCACTTACTATTGAATTGTTCAGCAAGAAGGAAACATATCACTTAAACAATTCTGTAAACAGTTCTTATGCAT
The nucleotide sequence above comes from Miscanthus floridulus cultivar M001 chromosome 18, ASM1932011v1, whole genome shotgun sequence. Encoded proteins:
- the LOC136520501 gene encoding DNA-damage-repair/toleration protein DRT111, chloroplastic-like, which translates into the protein MLGGLYGDLPPPSSAGDEDKASTASVWSSATKMAPPTLRKPSTTFAPPPSILRNQHLRPPKAASTSAPAPPVVAAEPAPATSFQPAFVAVQSTVLEEYDPARPNDYEDYRKDKLRRAKEAELNKELERRRREEQEREKEREQREREAREREEKDYQSRASSLNISGEEAWKRRAAMSGGGAAARTPSSPPHGDGFAIGSSSSAGLGVGTGGQMTAAQRMMAKMGWKEGQGLGKQEQGITAPLVAKKTDRRGGVIVDESSSRPPEKKPRSVNFDGQPTRVLLLRNMVGPGEVDDELEDEVASECAKYGTVSRVLIFEITQADFPADEAVRIFIQFEQAEEATKAMVDLHGRFFGGRVVQATFFDEERFGRNELAPMPGEVPGFFD